TGGCATCCCATTAGTTTGATTCAGCATGCACAACGGCTGATTGCAGATTCCCTTTTGACAAAAAGTGGCTACCATTGCCTTTCATGAAGTAAGATGCAGTAACAgtgcagcaaaaaaaaaaaaaagtgaaatgcCCACTTGACCAGATATGTCCAGAATGCAAAGAGATAACTATTCTGGTAAAAATTCTTTAAGTGTAACCCCTAGACCCCTTTTCCTCTCCTCGCCACTTTCAAGGCATGATGCAGACTTAGATGCTAAGGCATACATAAAACTATGAGGAATGAAGCCACATTAACACTAAAGAAGAACAAATATCAAAAGTAAGTTGCCAACCTGAAGTGAAGCACTGCACAGAAAGAATTGTTGCTTCAGCCGCAAAAGTTTTCCATTTTCTGTAGCATCCCCAGGATAAAGAACAGCACAAATCTGCATATGCACAATTTTTAAACTAGTGTTTCAGAAAACATGTGAAATCTGCACGGATGCACATACTTTATTGAATCTGAAAGAATGTTAATCTCAAATAAGCAACAAACTgacaaaaagagagaaacaaggtCCACTTTGGTTTCCTGAGTGGGGTctgttcttaaaaaataagccaaaaatGCTGGCCAGAGCATCCTTTCGGATGTGATAGTTGAAACACCAACCTGCTGAGCTCGAGAATGAAGCTGTGAAGCGGATTCATACTGTCCATCATTAAATAGAAATAGATTGAAGTCGTCAGAAGAAGCTCTTGCTTCCCAGAGACGAAGACTAATGGTGTTCTTGGTTTTGTATCCTGGAATTGGCACATCATAGGCTAGAGCTTGCACAATGTCACCACCAACCCATTTTCGGCTGTATTTTATATACAACATGAAACAATCACGCAGTAAGCTCCATAtcttaaaaaaagcaaaatgaaCATAAGCATGAGAAAGAAAAGCacactaaaaaagaaattctgaTCCCTTCATCCATGAAGGCAACCTGAAACCACATTAAATTGAACGATAAtctattcaattcttttttttaaaaaaaaaaaacattacaatcaAATTAGCACTTACGATCCATCAGGATTAACCTCCACGTGACCAAAAAACCTGACAGGAAATACAACATCATGCCTGACAATTTCCCAAGGACTGAACTTCTGCGCAAATCCagtaaaaggaagaagaacaaaAGCATCAACAACTTTCTATAAAATATACAACATTTATCACAGCAGTGTAAAGCGCAACCAAACAAACCTCCAGCCAGTCCTCAGCAATTTCTTCTTGGCCCTCTTTGGTGATCCGCTGCTTGAACAGCCCATATCTGTACCTCAGACCATATCCCCATGCTGGCAAATTCAACGTTGCCATCGAGTCTAAAAAACATGAAGCAAGTCTTCCTAGACCCCCATTTCCAAGTGCAGCATCTTTCTCCTACAAAATCACATTACTAaacattttacttattttaactCAATTAGACCAATGTTAAACTGAACTCCACCGTAAATGCAAACTAGCAAGTTTCCTCTCAAGACAGTTCACCGGCCAACAAGAGTAACTAGATTCATTTTGGCCACGTCTGGTTATCTTAGAATAGGATtcccattaatatttttttaaaaaaatgtatcatCTACTTGTCATTGCTTGTGGAGTTCTAATCCAACCTGCATTgggaattcaattaaaatttccaAATAATTCCATTAAACCAATTATTAGAATCcagtaaataataatagaaagcTTGATgtagagaagaggaagaaatgatAACCTGCTCAACAATGTCCTCAAGCTGATGCCCTAACTGATTCAAAGCCTCACCATAAGCATCTTGAATGTCAAGATTCCCAATTGCATTAGTCAAAGCTCGTCCTTGAAGATATTCCATTGACAAATAGTAAGTCTGCTTTGGATCCTCTTTGTGATAATGAACATAAGTCTCATTCCATTGCTGCGCCACCAATCAATTTATCAtatccacaaaaacaaacaaacagtttgcgaaattaatattaataataaaaaaagagagttagtTACTTGAATGAGGCGATCGCGGACGCTTTCAGCAGTGGCAAAGTAGGCTTGTTCAGGTTCGAACTTGAAAGGAGAGAAATGAGGACTGAATTGTGCAtggtaatttatatttgatgctACCTCTTCTGGTTCACCAGCTAATGGGCGTGCGATTGGAGGTACTTTAGAAGAAGAAACCGCGGACACTGTTGCTGTACTAGTAGCAGCGCCAGCACTATTGGGCTTAACACTAGCAGGAGCCATTATCGATCCTAAAAAATCCCAACTGATTCTCAATAagcttttcaaagtttttttttaaaaagcgaGCGAGAGAGCGAGAGTTTTTGGCAATCAGCGAGGCAAGTTGGAGAAAAATCAAGGAGAGGAGATATTTATTTTGTAGAGAGAGGGGTGGGGTCTAATTCTAATCGAGGAAAAGTGAGAATATGTGGAAAGGCTGAGATATTTGAAGGGAAAAGGACAAAATGTGAACGTATAGGCAAGGGGAAAAAATCTGCGTAATTGGAGAAGAGACGAGTGaggtttctttccttcttttgccTTTATTTGAATCTCAAGTCAcatgagtgagtgagtgagcgAGCGAGCGAGCATGGGAGTGAGTGAAGGGTGGGGAGACACGGCACGTTATTGGAGATAGGGGAGGCGGTCATTGGTACGGGACATGTGGCGGCATCGTGTGAAAGCGCGAACACCTAAGATGGCTCGAAATCCGGATCTCAAATGTATTTATCACCTCACTCTCCACAGGTCGGCTCCACACACGAGAAGATGGGTCATGTCATGGTCACAGGATTCTTGAGAGGGGTCTTTATGGAGAAGAGCCGTGAATGGTTAAATCAGCCAGCCTTTTGTCACTCGTGATTTTGATTAAATGTCTGTTGCAAGATTCCAGTTCTCTTCTCCATATCATCAGCCTTGGGAGCTTTTGATCATTCGATACTGCACCCAGCCACATTCAGAGTCATCGAACAAAATTAAGAACCAGTTAACCTGTCATGGCGTTTCTGTCGCAAAAGACAGACACGAAGGCTGACAGAGAGAAAATCCCCTGTTAATAGAATGAATGCAGGCAGGATTTGAGATGTCTTTCAGTACTTCTGTtagaataacaattaaacaaaattagcTTACAGTGAGGTTACTGATGCCAAAGAGATTGCAAATGTCAAAGGCACAACCACTCATTTGGATTCTATACAACCTGTTAAATATTACTATGGGGTATCCGACGTGGAGAGACCATCCACTTAACACGGCTTAACTGACACTCATGTCCCTCTCCCACAAGAGGTCTTGGCGGTTCCTTTTcaggggggaaaaaaaaggttcatcTATATTTCATGCCTATCGGCTATCAGCATGAATATTATGCGTAGGATTCGGGTTCTCTTTTTTCCTCACGGGAAATTTACAGAAGAGAATCGACAAGCAAATCCCATAAATTACCGCTTCATGCAGAAATGAATTTATAGCCCCCACCATCTTCAATACCAAATGCTGCTTCTCgactctttttttcatttctccgAGGAAAGTCTGCAGATTGGTGAGAAATGAAAGCAGAAGAAGATGGACCACTTGCTCTCAAGTCTTTTCGAATTCCCCATAGCACTTCACTGCAGTCCTTCATGGAAGGCCTTGATTGTTTTGAAGGTGCTAGGCAGTGGCGTGCTAATTTAAGCACCTTCTCCATTGCCATGGTTGATCCAGGACTCCTCCTTAGTAATGGATCCATGACAAAAATGGCATCTCCTCCTTTCAAACTCTGCATTGCCTGCACAGGAAAGGTGTTCTTGCGCATTACATCATAATGTTATGATAGCAACATCTTATGCATGATGGTATTCTCATTAATCTACATGCAGCAACAGCACATGGATGTCCCATACACAGGAAGTGGATTATTTTGTTCGAGCTCCACCCGTGCGATGTTCAACATGTTACCTATATAATCCACATAGCTTGCATTGATGGGCCAGTTACCAAATATTGTATATCCTATCCTATGAACacataaaattgttttaagcaagaatttgatttgtttaatataaCTTTCCCTTGATATCCATGCactaagtttttttctattttaaatagaaCCTTGCCAACGGAAGTTTTGAGTTGAGGGAGAATTTGTAAGTACTAACCAAAAGAATGCAGATAAGAAATCAGGATTAATTTGTGGATTATTTGGTACAAAGGCATAGTTAAAGCAGAAAATGAGCTGAGACCTTCTGAGCAGAGGAATTCTCAAAACTCATCTTCAGCATGAAAGACAGATGAACAATATTGTTATCAAGCGGCTTCAGAACTTGAATCCATGTATCATCCATCATTTCCCTTCCCTACTGTCAAGACTAAACCgcatttttctaatatttgtaccaataatatttatgattattataaccCAGCAGGCTGGTTGATAGAAACGTGAACCCAAAGATCAGAATGATAGTATTTATCGAATGCAAGCACCTTCTAATAGACATGTTTCCAAAATGTGATCAAATCTATGTGAACCAGGCATGAATGCTATATATGGTTTGATGGGAGTAAACAATATACTTGCACTGCAGATTATGCTGTATTTGCAGGACTGGCAAGTTGCAACACTGCTGTAATGCAAGTATTAACTCATATACCAGAATCAATTGCCTAGCATATGTGAACCCGGAGATCTAATTCAGAAACTAAAACAAGCTGTCCATGTTCCCTCGACTGATAGAATGAATGACACCTTGATGGCCCTGACTGCAAACGCTACCATTCCTAAATTCTTGGTGACAGAATGTTTGCAATGTGTACAGATATCCAGGTGTTAATTCATAGTTTGTCATATCTAAAGATGAAGTATCCGGGGATGCTCCAATTCTTACCCATTTTATGGTGACTCTCTCTTTTAACGATCTCTTTTGTTCAATCGGGTGTCTTCCTGTCATCAGTTCAACAAGAAGCACACCGAAAGAGTAGACATCACTCTTTTCAGTGAGTTGATATGTCCTCAAGTATTCAGGATCCAAGTAGCCTGTTGTTCCTTTGACTTGAGTAGAAATGTGAGTAGCATCAGAACCTTCTGTGGTCAATCTCGCAAACCCAAAGTCTGCCACTTTGGCTCGGAGTTTCTCTGTGATGAGAACATTCGATGCTTTTATGTCTCTGTGGATTATTGGAGGATCTGTCAATTAAACAAGTGAAATTCAGATTTCTGAAAGCTTCTATGATCCAGAATATGAATCAAAAAGATGTTCCAAATAAGTGAACAGATACACATCTCAAAACAGTTATGCTAAgctttttaataatgttttataacCACACTTGCTGGAAAATTTCAAACAAGCAAGCTACTTACATTTGAGATTATAAATCCATTCACTGATACCAAATATAAACTAAATGCAACATCCATCCAGAATTGATCGGTCATGATGCTGCTAATGTTGTATGATTGAATCAGATCAGCACAAACTTTGAATGAAAACAAGCTTGTACCTGTATACGTGTGAAGATAAGTGACTGCATGAGCCACATCAATCGCAATATCTAGCCGTTCAGCAATTTCAAGTATACTTCCTTTCTTACCTGCATCGTGCAATGCCATCCTAAACACATTAGTAAATAGTTACAGGAGTACTTTTTCTGCTGCtgaaatacattttcaattgaTTGTTAAAAAGGAAAGCGAATTGGTAATAATTGGGTGTTATAATTATAAGCTTTAAGCTTCTGGCATAACAACCTGCAATTGTAGTGTGATAACCATGTATTAACAGTTGAAAAACATTGAAGGGCTTGTACCCTGTATCTGATTTTCTGGATCTTACAGACTAAAATCAATTTGTTGGAATTTGAAAACTTACTGCTCCTTCACTTACCATCCAGATGTTCTCGAAGATTTCCATTGCCAACATATTCAACCACAAGGATTCGCTCATCTCCTTGCTCCACGTATCCATAAAATCTCACCAAATTCAGATGTTCAATCTTGGACAGGGTAATTGCTTCATTCTGGAACTCCAGTAACAAACGCTTGTCATATGTGTTCTGCGACACAGCTTCAAGTAATTACCAACAGCGGTAGCAGATGGACCAATTCTAtgcttctaaaaaaataaacaagagttcactttcttccctttttttccttttttgttataatattcacatctaaccaaaaaaacagaaactgATTTAAGGGTTACTGAAGTCGCATCTCTTGTTCTGTCGTAATATACCTTTTGAGCACGCTTCACTGCAACAAAAGATCCATCCCTGAGCCTCCCCTTGTATACGGTAGAAAAGCTACCGTCTCCAATCTTATTTGCAGGCGAGAAATTATCGGTCATCTTAAAAATCTCTTGAATGGAGAAACCACCTTCCCCAACCATTCCACTTGTGGCACTGGAAGATCCATGGGTACTAGAGGACTTGAATACCGATGAACTCTTACTTCCTGTTGAAAGATCAGTTGAAACTGCAGGTTGTAAGGAGGATTAGTGTCTGATGCAATAAATTGTTGGAAAACAATCAGAGAATAAAGGTTGACTTTTGATGTCATTCGACTTTTCTCAACTTCAAAAATTCCTGGAATGCTGTAATTTCATAGCCAAACTACGAGTATTTTCATCACACCTAATTGATTAAACTGGGTAATTGTTTTGTATATCATGGAGAGAGCTTGTCTCTCTTTAGGAAAAGGGTACACAGCATGACATGTTCTGTGAAATACGCGCCAGCCCTCCAAGCAAGCAACTTCTTTTGAGAGATATACATGGAGATTGAGCGAAAATTAAGATGATAACTTACAGGATATCCCTCCGACTTGCTTGTTGCTTTTGCCTGCATCATTTACAATGTCGTCGGCCTTGCTTTTCCTGGGAAGCAAAATTGTAAAGGCTCCAACCACTCTTTTGAATGCAGTTTTGACATAGCTCAAGACAGAACGATTTTTGCTAGGGCGCTTGCTTAGTTCATATTGGAGATTAGAGACCTGTTTTGTTGGGTTCGTGTAAGGGGGATGGGGAGAAGACGCTTTCTTCATTTTCGGAGCTACGGCCGTCTTGTACGATTGCGTTGTGGCTTTCAATCACAGCTTGGAGCTTATTAAgtagttgatttttgtttaaaccaaaaaataaagggaGTTCGTGACTTTCATGTCCCCTGATTTATTCTTCCAGCGACCAATTCAAacaaaaatgttatttaaaGCTTTTCGTAAACCTAAATAATTGCAGTAATCTCCCACAGTCCCAATcagaaatttaaattgaatggcCGGGTCAACAGAACCAATTAATTATACCGAGTCACCGACCTTATCAGTCCTCCAGGAAGATTAGAATCTGGAAGTATTgcaccaaaaacaaaagatcaGGTGGGTCATATGTTAACGCGAGGAAGCAAACCCTTTTAGCCTTTTACGGACTTAGACCGGATTGTAGACCACTTGTGGCTGTTTCGAAGACTGCTCTGTTGGCTTTTAGTAGAGTGTTCGGAATATGATgcgcatttttttaatttttatttttatttttttatttaaaataaaaaaaaattatatattttcaaaacattttatatactgattttaaaaataaaaaaattattttaatatatttctaaataaaaaatactttattctTCCCCTCCATCCCTCCATTCCATGAAAGGGTGGGAGACTGATGGAATCCGCTTCTTATTTTCCAAGTGTATTAGGGAAGCCAGGACATTTTCTAGCAAAACATGAGAGAAGTTTGACGTGGTAGGATTACAGCTTACCTGCATCTCAAAACATTCTGGTTTTATTCTGAGCAATACTAGCTATCAGATGGTTATTTTTCAGAGTTTTGAGACATCATCTCAGTTGCTCTTAGCCATGGAATTATGTTCTTCACCATGGACTTTATTGGAGATAGAAATTAGTTTCTTTTAGTAGTTCCAATTCTCAACGCTGTCACCTTGCTTGGCTATGGTGGTTGCATTTACGAGTACATCAGAAATGAAGCGATGGGATGCTATGGCATCATAATGAAAAGGCTAGCAGAGGAAAGATGAAGAATGACATTCTTCGGAGAATAAGCAAACTGAGAAGGAAGAGCTGTTATACAGGTGAATGAACCTCGGACCATACCTCTGAAAATCTTACATTTTGTTGGTTGAAAACCCCAATGCACCTGAAACAGAAGCTCTGGATACTTGAGACTGAGGGAGTTGCACAAATAGCCACTGTAcattctttgattttatataggtaagaaaagaaaagaaaaaacagactAACAGCCTATCTCTTTAGAAGGGGGGGTGATAATTCCCACTGCACAACCTTCTCTAACATTCCTAGCTTCTCTATCTCTTCGGTAGCAATTGCTAGAGGTTTCAAACTCATTCAGGGACCTGAAGAGCAAAAATACTTGCattacaaaactaaaagaaGTAATTAAACTGCTTAAATATGACAAAAGAACGAATTCATGTGACCAGCTCTATAGTTCAGAATTAAAACTTggagaaactaaaaaaacagagaccaATCATTGATTCGCATGTCATGTATGCAGATGGGATGCAAACATTGCCTTTTTAGTAATGTTGTGCCTGACTATTGTCTTGTTGAACATGTTGTTCAAATACCAGCATGTTGTTACTGCAAACTGTGCTTCCAAGCTTTTACAAGACAGTAGCGATACACTCCAGTACAATAGTTGGAAAGCAagtataaataaaacacaagcTCAGTGGAAATCATGAGAGCAATAGATTGATCCAGCTAAGAAGACGAGAGAAAAATGATACTGACCAGTTTAATCAAAACTCACTCTCTCCAGTGGAGAAGATGTTGTAGAAAAGAGCagcaagaaaatataagagCGATGTGAGCAACAAGAATCCACGGAAAGAACCCACTAGTTCAACAAAGAAACCAGCTCCAACAGTTCCCACATTGGCTGCTAATGTTCCAGCAGGATTCAATATTACTACAAGGAAACAGTTGGCAGTTGTTAACATACCACGctaaattaatgttttgaagTTATCAAGTACTATCCTGAACAAGTAAAATCAGACCATACTCATTATATATAACAGAGTTAGTGGTACCGTGTAAAACACCAGAATCATGTCGTGGATCTCCtggaaatagaaagaaaaaatattagacaAAACCAAAGAGAAAAATGACTAGCATCTTAACCTTTGCATCCTTCGTTTCATGAGCCTGAAGATTCACAAGAAAACCTGAATGACTGAAAGACTTTAGTCCAACAGAAAAAGTTAGCCAAGCAGAAGCAAGAGATGGACTTCTAGCAGTCGTCAAACCAATAAGAGCAATCCCAGCACCAAAAACGTTTTTTGAGGAAACCAAGGTTGCATGCATGCAAacagacaacaaaaaaaaaaaaataaggcataCAGAGGGAAAACAAAATGCCAACTCAACTCTCAAAAACCTATCTTCCAGAGTATATAGTTCAAACAttgattttcatatatttttcacaAAATGCGGGTGTGTGAggaagaggagaaagaaatgaGACATGGTTGCAGTCATATGTAAAAGAACTTAAAATTAACATCAATCGTGACGTAGTTCAGGACTTCAGTAATACTTCAACAAGATAACAGTATTTTCATGGCGCCTACAATTCGATTTGAAGTGAAGCACCATATTCCACAATCACTTTATGTAGAGAGGTGTTCAAAGAACTTCTCTGAGAGAATAATCTCCACATGAAAAGACTCACTTTTACTGGAGCAAGTCTGGTTGTATCACAAGAAAGTACAGACTGATAAACAAATACATGACAAAATCTTTacaaaagaagtaaaaaaaatctttttttaatttcaagccCTTCGCATCCAAAGGAACATATAGATGATAAATCGAGAAACTTCTGCAAGGTCATTAAAATCATAGACTGTAAATAGAACATGTAAATATGCATTTCGAACAGGGAGAGACCTCCACGATTTTTCGACTCAAAGTGACACTTATACCACTGTGTATCAACATATCTGACCATGTACCGCCAAAGTATCCCATGAATCCCATCACCCTCCATGGAACAGCACTAAACCATGCTGCATGTTTGAGCTCAACATGATATATCTGTTCACAACTTTCACTATAGCATGTCTTCCTCTAGTAAATATGAGCATGCAATGCAATAGAGAACCACAGTTAAAGCGATAAAGTTGGCCTTACTGTGTTAAAATAAATGGGCATCCAGGAGAGAATAACAAAAAATCCCTACagacttttttaaaaccatttcaAAATATCAATACCAGGAGGTGATGGTGTTCGTCCTCAGTAGAGCTGAATCTAGATACTGGAAGCAAAGACTTCCACATAGTACAATCATTCTAAGCATCATATTCAGCACAAGAGAGGAAAATTAATGACAGATTCTAGATTAAAGTATGATGTGTGAAGTACCCAGCTATGTATGATGTTGGCAACAATTAGGGACCAAGTTGGCATCTTAGAGAGCAAGCGCCCGAAAGATTTATTCTCCATGGGAAAAGATTTCCACTCCTTGTTTAATATGTATTCCAATTCATACTCTGAAATCTGGGAACTTCTGACAGGAGTACATGATATTGCAGATAATCAAACCAAAACCCACAGGAATCCAGATGGtcaaaaaatctcaaatggCCCAAATATACTGCCTTTTGACAAGAGGATTGGAAATTGCGTGAGTCCTATTGCATTTCCAAAGTTGAAATCTAACCATTGCAATCCCAACAGCCCTGGCTCGTTCTGTCTCCGGGAACcatctaaaagaaaaggtttataCAGTTTCTTCAACATTTTAGCTTTACCACCTTTTAAACTACAAAATAGAATCACGCAGTACATCGTAAAATCATACTGACCGGAATCAAACAAGAGAATTAAATGAGACCAACAATACCTTGCTATAATCTTGTTCATACAACGAAGAGCCACGCCTTCAGCAATGCCAAGCATCGCTCGCGTAGCAAGTAGAGCCCTTAATGAAGTATCCGCCGCCCATGGCATAAGAAATGTAGCTAATGACCACAAGGCAACACCCCATCCCATCACTACCTTACCACCATAATAATCCACTCGCGTCCCTACTGCTATTGGCGGAATTAGATATCCCCGCAGGAAAGATGACTGTCATGGATCAGTAGAGCAAAAATAcgcttaaattgattttttttaggaaattgCTCgtataatttgttaaaattaatcCGATTGGCACGGTTAAtcatatagttatattttttattaaaaaaactgtcAGCACACTTGTATTTTGCGGtaaagaaacaattaattaaatttatttcacatTTCTAAGCAACTAGCATGAGAAATTCAACTttaaatacataattaaataaataaaaatcacctgAACAATACCGGAGAAGGATCGGTTCCAACCGTGAGCAAGAGACAAGAGTGCAATCGCCGCTCACATAACCACACAATCAGCATTACAAAGAGTCAGTGCCAAGGCAAGCATCGGCACCACTTTAATCCTCTCTGATGTTTTTTCGGAGTCGTTAATTCGCGGTAGAATTGGGATTTGGGAGTG
This region of Populus trichocarpa isolate Nisqually-1 chromosome 9, P.trichocarpa_v4.1, whole genome shotgun sequence genomic DNA includes:
- the LOC7481497 gene encoding calmodulin-binding receptor-like cytoplasmic kinase 1 isoform X2 — translated: MVGEGGFSIQEIFKMTDNFSPANKIGDGSFSTVYKGRLRDGSFVAVKRAQKNTYDKRLLLEFQNEAITLSKIEHLNLVRFYGYVEQGDERILVVEYVGNGNLREHLDGKKGSILEIAERLDIAIDVAHAVTYLHTYTDPPIIHRDIKASNVLITEKLRAKVADFGFARLTTEGSDATHISTQVKGTTGYLDPEYLRTYQLTEKSDVYSFGVLLVELMTGRHPIEQKRSLKERVTIKWAMQSLKGGDAIFVMDPLLRRSPGSTMAMEKVLKLARHCLAPSKQSRPSMKDCSEVLWGIRKDLRASGPSSSAFISHQSADFPRRNEKKSREAAFGIEDGGGYKFISA
- the LOC7481497 gene encoding calmodulin-binding receptor-like cytoplasmic kinase 2 isoform X1, with product MKKASSPHPPYTNPTKQVSNLQYELSKRPSKNRSVLSYVKTAFKRVVGAFTILLPRKSKADDIVNDAGKSNKQVGGISFSTDLSTGSKSSSVFKSSSTHGSSSATSGMVGEGGFSIQEIFKMTDNFSPANKIGDGSFSTVYKGRLRDGSFVAVKRAQKNTYDKRLLLEFQNEAITLSKIEHLNLVRFYGYVEQGDERILVVEYVGNGNLREHLDGKKGSILEIAERLDIAIDVAHAVTYLHTYTDPPIIHRDIKASNVLITEKLRAKVADFGFARLTTEGSDATHISTQVKGTTGYLDPEYLRTYQLTEKSDVYSFGVLLVELMTGRHPIEQKRSLKERVTIKWAMQSLKGGDAIFVMDPLLRRSPGSTMAMEKVLKLARHCLAPSKQSRPSMKDCSEVLWGIRKDLRASGPSSSAFISHQSADFPRRNEKKSREAAFGIEDGGGYKFISA